The following are from one region of the Epinephelus fuscoguttatus linkage group LG11, E.fuscoguttatus.final_Chr_v1 genome:
- the opn8c gene encoding opsin 8, group member c: MPLNSSDDNRTISVFTSKLTPAADICVGLAILSVVLLSVLGNGLVLVICYRRRKKMVGSELLCVNLAVVDFLCCICFYPLSILSSFRHMWLGEDITCVYYGLGCYIFGLCGMFTIAAISIIRYLKTCYSLVYAVWLEGTNLRLVCCAIWFVATVWSSFPLFGWGEYVPEPYGLSCTIAWRGYHTSVKDAFYVICSFACFTMVPVLLIVVSQCQILYKLSRFSYSLSARGIRNNLRSTEKRLSMMFFCISLGFVIAWAPYTVVSFLFIFHKENHYMAPEGFVFPALFAKSSHVYNPFIYFYFNKTFQQELRCLLLSFWPKLGGNRVGVHIATGHQHPIHIQLQERRCVQKKTFDLSKDRTHSKSKSKSKVTQPNSNRVLSRPVYTCWGSTSKEAPSNLDSKRTKRSLPVSI, translated from the exons ATGCCTCTGAACTCCTCTGATGACAACCGGACCATCTCTGTCTTCACCTCCAAACTGACCCCCGCTGCTGACATATGTGTGGGACTGGCCATCCTCTCCGTCG TTCTCCTCTCTGTTCTGGGCAATGGGCTGGTTCTGGTGATCTGCTACCGCAGGAGGAAGAAGATGGTGGGCTCGGAGCTCCTCTGCGTCAACCTGGCCGTGGTCGACTTCCTCTGCTGCATCTGCTTCTACCCGCTCTCCATCCTGTCCTCCTTCCGCCACATGTGGCTGGGAGAAGACATCACGTGTGTGTACTACGGCCTCGGCTGCTACATCTTCGGCCTGTGCGGCATGTTCACCATCGCCGCCATCAGCATCATCCGCTACCTGAAGACCTGCTACAGCCTGGTGTACG CTGTGTGGCTGGAAGGAACTAACCTCCGCTTGGTGTGCTGTGCCATCTGGTTTGTGGCTACCGTGTGGTCCAGCTTCCCTCTGTTCGGCTGGGGCGAGTATGTCCCTGAGCCTTATGGACTGTCCTGCACCATCGCCTGGAGGGGTTACCATACCTCGGTCAAGGACGCCTTCTACGTCATCTGCTCCTTCGCCTGCTTCACGATGGTTCCCGTCCTCCTCATCGTGGTGTCCCAGTGTCAGATCCTCTACAAGCTGTCCCGCTTCTCTTACTCGCTGTCTGCGAGAGGCATCCGCAACAATCTGAGATCCACCGAAAAACGACTGTCAATG ATGTTTTTCTGCATCAGCCTGGGTTTTGTGATTGCCTGGGCACCATACACTGTCGTGTCCTTCCTCTTCATATTCCACAAGGAGAACCACTACATGGCTCCTGAGGGCTTCGTGTTCCCCGCCCTCTTCGCCAAAAGCTCCCACGTCTACAACCCGTTCATCTACTTCTACTTTAACAAGACTTTCCAGCAGGAGCTCCGCTGCCTGCTCCTCTCTTTCTGGCCCAAACTGGGCGGAAACCGTGTGGGCGTCCACATCGCCACGGGCCACCAACACCCCATCCACATTCAGCTCCAGGAAAGACGCTGCGTGCAAAAGAAAACCTTTGATTTGTCTAAGGACAGAACTCACAGCAAGAGCAAGAGCAAGAGCAAAGTAACGCAGCCCAACAGCAACCGTGTCCTGAGCAGGCCGGTGTACACCTGCTGGGGGTCAACGTCGAAGGAGGCCCCCAGCAACTTGGACAGTAAACGCACCAAACGCTCCCTGCCTGTCTCCATATGA